One window of Chryseobacterium indologenes genomic DNA carries:
- a CDS encoding S41 family peptidase gives MKFTKLTVICCLFLFFHAVNGQVRAYYKSEVITPIYSVISKEKNSSFFFPVYNNFPSKNTSFKVTKNTEVFIPENIKDRFKEPVSLFFRYYTKNIGQIHLYTITNNDQRKEVNINPNPADGYGLPTIASLNLDKDAYLKKIEIQFEVKEKELPYELVFSSLDLVNYKIKDEISPSSVFQKKPFDNSQYTSQQKSNPFQSHGELASFPENVTNENFKGRIDVDNVGKIDNKELLAETILLLLEDYPFYKEKEIDKNSFLKSSKQFLDRNIYLSKCEFVDSINSYLNRTISDPHFKIRSACEKPKRTTPVYTYRIGDKYVVSAIFDEELQKKIPVGSALLKINGRALTKNMDYKEINDELLKQPVKSYMSLDFIRPSGESDNVTYFIKDKYEIPENFKPRNLYLKKINDSLVYFKINKITYELNTAYLNNLDLINSSKGLVLDLRGCTGGDFLAASQFLSYFIGNEFVFFNYGYDKAGKKESVIVNESKNTSYNYHEKGKIVVLVDADTACVAEMIAHALVKYRKDTTHIVSKDKHTAGALSFAYEIYLPEGVTVITNALGDKRKIFLDEKIIEDKGIKPDLFIEIQSVEDLQPYKDKVLEKAISNFLL, from the coding sequence ATGAAATTCACCAAATTAACTGTGATTTGCTGTTTATTTCTCTTTTTTCATGCTGTAAACGGACAGGTTAGAGCATACTATAAAAGTGAGGTAATCACCCCAATATATTCTGTTATCAGTAAAGAGAAAAACTCTAGTTTTTTCTTTCCGGTATATAATAATTTTCCAAGTAAAAATACTTCATTTAAGGTAACCAAGAATACCGAAGTATTCATTCCTGAAAACATTAAAGACCGTTTCAAAGAGCCTGTTTCATTGTTCTTCAGATACTATACTAAAAACATAGGACAAATTCATTTATATACAATAACCAATAACGATCAGCGTAAAGAAGTTAATATTAATCCTAATCCCGCTGATGGTTACGGACTTCCCACAATTGCAAGTTTAAACCTTGATAAGGATGCTTATCTGAAAAAAATTGAAATTCAGTTTGAGGTTAAAGAAAAAGAACTTCCTTATGAATTGGTATTTTCATCATTGGACCTGGTGAATTATAAAATAAAAGATGAAATTTCACCTTCCTCTGTTTTTCAAAAAAAACCATTTGATAATAGCCAATATACCAGCCAGCAAAAATCTAATCCTTTTCAATCTCATGGTGAATTGGCATCTTTTCCTGAAAATGTTACTAACGAAAACTTTAAAGGACGTATTGATGTAGATAATGTAGGGAAGATTGACAATAAAGAATTATTGGCAGAAACTATATTGCTTTTATTGGAAGATTATCCTTTTTATAAAGAAAAAGAAATTGATAAAAACAGTTTTTTAAAATCAAGTAAACAGTTTCTTGATCGCAATATCTATTTATCTAAATGTGAATTTGTTGATTCCATCAACAGTTATTTGAACCGTACTATTAGTGATCCCCATTTTAAAATAAGATCTGCCTGTGAGAAGCCTAAGAGAACTACGCCTGTATACACCTATCGGATAGGAGATAAATATGTTGTATCAGCAATATTTGATGAAGAATTGCAGAAAAAAATACCTGTTGGAAGTGCTTTGTTGAAAATAAATGGTCGTGCTCTTACAAAGAATATGGATTATAAGGAAATTAATGATGAATTATTAAAGCAACCTGTAAAAAGTTATATGAGCCTGGACTTTATAAGACCATCGGGAGAATCTGATAATGTGACGTACTTTATTAAAGATAAATATGAAATACCTGAGAATTTCAAGCCCAGAAATTTATACCTAAAGAAAATAAATGATTCTCTGGTTTATTTTAAGATTAATAAAATTACCTATGAATTGAATACAGCTTATCTTAATAATCTTGATCTTATTAATTCTTCAAAAGGATTGGTACTGGATTTAAGAGGGTGTACCGGAGGTGATTTTCTAGCCGCATCACAGTTTCTTTCTTATTTTATCGGTAATGAGTTTGTCTTTTTTAATTACGGTTATGATAAAGCAGGTAAAAAAGAGTCAGTAATCGTGAATGAATCAAAAAATACATCTTATAACTATCATGAAAAAGGAAAGATAGTTGTGCTGGTAGATGCAGATACAGCTTGTGTTGCAGAAATGATTGCACATGCTCTCGTAAAATATAGGAAAGATACCACACACATAGTGAGCAAAGACAAGCACACGGCAGGAGCTTTATCCTTTGCTTATGAAATATATTTGCCTGAAGGTGTAACTGTCATTACTAATGCTTTGGGAGACAAAAGAAAAATATTCTTAGATGAGAAAATCATTGAAGATAAAGGAATAAAACCAGATTTATTTATTGAAATACAATCTGTTGAAGATTTACAGCCCTATAAAGACAAAGTGCTTGAAAAAGCCATTTCAAATTTTTTATTATGA